A genomic window from Algoriphagus sp. Y33 includes:
- a CDS encoding GIY-YIG nuclease family protein, with protein sequence MQKGGAVYIMTNHRHTVLYTGVTNDLLRRVYEHRNKLNPNSFSTKYNLTKLVFFESFHSIDEAIVREKQIKGGNRKGKEDLINSMNPNWKDLWDEIREW encoded by the coding sequence ATGCAAAAGGGTGGAGCTGTTTACATCATGACCAATCATAGACATACAGTACTGTACACTGGGGTTACGAATGATCTTTTAAGGAGAGTATATGAACATAGAAACAAACTCAATCCTAATTCATTTTCAACTAAATACAATTTGACTAAGCTAGTGTTTTTTGAATCTTTTCACTCCATTGATGAGGCAATTGTAAGGGAGAAGCAGATTAAAGGTGGCAATAGGAAGGGAAAGGAGGATTTGATAAATTCAATGAACCCCAATTGGAAAGATTTATGGGATGAGATTAGGGAATGGTAA
- a CDS encoding alpha/beta hydrolase, with protein sequence MQKYLLVISLIMCSMIVNAQEIVLPLWEGTPPLQNDMGLEEKAIEEGIIRIENVQIPQIEVFLPSKQVRTGQAVVIFPGGGYHILAYDWEGRDFAKWLNTQGIVGIVVKYRLPDSKSLTDAKEVPLLDAQRAVRLVRHHAEEWMIDPDKIGVMGFSAGGHLASTVSTQYAHDVERSKDAIDALSARPDFSILAYPVISFRDAAAHSGSRKNLIGDNADQELIDRFSGELNVTAETPQTFLVHAQDDSGVPIENSFLYYKALHAHQVPASLHIYPKGGHGFGFGLGKGAVAGWRDVLLDWLGDLK encoded by the coding sequence ATGCAAAAGTACCTTTTAGTAATCAGCCTTATCATGTGTAGCATGATCGTAAATGCCCAAGAAATCGTCCTTCCACTATGGGAGGGAACCCCTCCCCTTCAAAATGACATGGGATTGGAAGAAAAAGCCATAGAAGAAGGAATTATCCGTATAGAAAATGTGCAGATTCCCCAGATCGAAGTTTTTCTGCCAAGCAAGCAAGTGCGCACCGGACAGGCAGTTGTGATTTTCCCCGGAGGAGGATATCATATTTTGGCGTATGATTGGGAAGGAAGAGATTTTGCCAAGTGGCTGAATACACAGGGGATAGTGGGAATAGTGGTCAAATACAGACTTCCGGACTCCAAATCCCTGACTGATGCCAAAGAGGTTCCCCTGCTTGATGCGCAGCGTGCTGTGCGCCTTGTCCGACATCATGCAGAAGAATGGATGATTGATCCCGACAAAATCGGTGTCATGGGCTTCTCCGCCGGAGGACATTTGGCCTCTACAGTCAGCACCCAATATGCCCATGATGTGGAAAGGTCAAAAGACGCAATTGATGCACTTTCTGCCCGTCCTGATTTCTCCATTTTGGCCTATCCGGTTATCTCATTCCGGGATGCGGCTGCCCATTCAGGTTCGAGGAAAAACCTAATCGGAGACAATGCCGACCAAGAATTGATTGACCGCTTTTCCGGAGAACTGAATGTCACTGCGGAAACGCCACAAACATTCCTTGTACATGCCCAGGACGACAGCGGAGTTCCTATAGAAAATAGTTTTCTCTACTACAAAGCCCTGCATGCACATCAGGTTCCCGCTTCCCTCCATATCTATCCCAAAGGCGGTCATGGATTCGGTTTTGGTCTGGGAAAAGGTGCTGTGGCGGGCTGGAGAGACGTGTTGTTGGATTGGCTGGGAGATTTAAAATAG
- a CDS encoding L-rhamnose mutarotase, whose amino-acid sequence MKTQTFVLICDLRDDEEAIQAYVECHKAVAPEIIESIREAGILQMSIYRWRHRLSMILVGDENFTFEKKAALDNANGRVQEWEAFLGQYQTNLPGTPDNWRWQLMDKIFEFNA is encoded by the coding sequence ATGAAAACCCAAACCTTTGTATTGATCTGTGATCTAAGAGACGATGAGGAGGCAATTCAAGCCTATGTGGAATGCCATAAAGCCGTAGCTCCCGAAATTATAGAAAGTATCCGTGAGGCAGGAATTCTACAAATGAGCATCTATCGCTGGCGACACCGACTGAGCATGATACTGGTAGGAGACGAAAACTTTACTTTCGAAAAGAAAGCCGCCCTGGACAATGCCAACGGGAGAGTACAGGAATGGGAAGCTTTTCTCGGACAATACCAAACCAATCTGCCCGGCACACCCGATAATTGGCGCTGGCAATTAATGGACAAGATTTTTGAATTCAACGCCTAA
- the fucP gene encoding L-fucose:H+ symporter permease has product MTQKPALVPKELLLPFILITSLFALWGFANDITNPMVAAFKRVLELNNTQASWVQMAFYGGYFTMALPAAFFIKKYSYKTGILLGLGLYGFGALLFYPAAAWESYGFFLASLYILTFGLAFLETTANPYILSMGPEATATQRLNLAQAFNPMGALAGLFVAKQFILNALQSNATDADGNIIFSSLDEAAKAVIRTSDLLVIRNPYVILGLVVIAILVIIALVKMPESKETGKVEFTATMGRLLKNRNFVEGTLAQMFYVGAQIMVWTYIYQYAEVLGISNADAVNYGYTALIVFLVGRWICTFLLRYISPTKLLSIFSILAILFTAGAIFLPGISGLYSLVAISFAMSLMFPTIYGIALDGLGEDSKFAAAYLVMAIVGGAIMPTLQGMILDIGGVGYDDTLILGVPEVNFSFILPLSCFVMVLLFSLRVKSLKN; this is encoded by the coding sequence ATGACCCAAAAACCTGCCCTAGTCCCCAAGGAACTTCTGCTTCCTTTTATTTTAATCACTTCCCTCTTTGCACTATGGGGCTTCGCAAATGACATCACCAATCCTATGGTGGCCGCATTTAAGCGTGTACTCGAACTGAATAATACGCAAGCTTCCTGGGTGCAAATGGCCTTTTACGGCGGCTATTTCACCATGGCCTTGCCTGCAGCTTTTTTCATCAAGAAGTATTCTTACAAAACAGGAATTCTGCTCGGTCTGGGACTTTATGGCTTCGGGGCATTGCTGTTTTATCCAGCCGCAGCCTGGGAAAGCTATGGTTTTTTCCTTGCCTCTCTATATATTTTGACCTTTGGACTGGCCTTCTTGGAGACTACTGCCAATCCTTATATTTTGTCCATGGGTCCGGAAGCCACGGCAACTCAGCGGTTGAATCTGGCGCAGGCTTTCAATCCCATGGGAGCATTGGCAGGGCTGTTTGTAGCCAAGCAATTTATATTGAATGCACTTCAATCGAATGCAACGGATGCCGATGGGAATATCATTTTCTCTTCGCTGGATGAAGCTGCCAAAGCCGTGATCCGTACGTCCGATCTTCTGGTTATCCGCAATCCTTATGTAATCCTGGGATTGGTGGTGATTGCGATTTTGGTGATTATTGCTTTGGTGAAAATGCCAGAGAGCAAGGAGACAGGAAAGGTAGAATTCACAGCCACTATGGGCCGTCTGTTGAAAAACAGAAACTTTGTGGAAGGCACACTGGCACAGATGTTCTATGTAGGTGCCCAGATCATGGTCTGGACTTACATATACCAGTACGCCGAGGTACTTGGAATCTCCAATGCCGACGCGGTTAATTATGGTTACACCGCTTTGATTGTCTTTTTGGTAGGCCGGTGGATTTGTACATTCTTGCTTCGCTACATCTCCCCTACTAAGTTGCTTAGTATATTTTCCATACTTGCAATTCTCTTCACGGCAGGGGCTATTTTTCTACCCGGAATAAGTGGACTTTATTCTTTGGTGGCAATCTCCTTCGCTATGTCCTTGATGTTTCCGACGATTTACGGAATCGCCCTGGATGGATTGGGAGAGGATTCCAAATTTGCTGCTGCCTATCTAGTCATGGCAATTGTGGGCGGAGCGATCATGCCCACACTACAGGGAATGATCCTGGACATCGGTGGAGTTGGATATGATGATACATTGATTTTAGGGGTTCCCGAAGTCAATTTCTCATTTATTTTACCCCTTTCCTGCTTTGTGATGGTGTTGTTGTTTAGTTTACGAGTGAAATCGTTGAAAAATTGA
- a CDS encoding SDR family oxidoreductase gives MNLNLTNKVILISGGAKGIGGAISRGLIAEGAIPVMIDPSEKEGAEILALGEAFQIPIRLFEAVDSEKTVKLTLEKYGRIDGLVNNAGANDSVGLENGNPDAFEKSVAKNLNHYYHLAHFALPNLKKSKGSIINISSKTAVTGQGGTSGYTAAKGAQLSLTRDWAVELLPYEITVNAIIPAEVYTPLYENWINTFPNPQEKLAEITAKIPLGKRMTTPEEIAAMAIFLLSDKAAHITGQYLFVDGGYTHLDRAL, from the coding sequence ATGAACCTAAACCTAACCAATAAAGTCATTCTGATATCCGGTGGAGCCAAGGGAATCGGCGGTGCCATTTCCAGAGGATTGATAGCTGAGGGAGCGATTCCTGTGATGATCGATCCTTCAGAAAAAGAAGGAGCCGAAATCCTTGCTTTGGGAGAAGCTTTTCAGATTCCCATCCGGCTGTTCGAAGCTGTGGATTCAGAAAAAACAGTAAAACTTACCCTTGAAAAATACGGAAGAATAGACGGCCTTGTCAACAATGCAGGAGCAAACGACAGTGTGGGACTGGAAAATGGAAACCCGGATGCATTTGAAAAATCCGTGGCCAAAAACCTTAACCATTACTATCATTTGGCACATTTTGCTTTGCCTAATCTGAAGAAATCCAAAGGAAGTATCATCAATATTTCCAGCAAAACAGCGGTGACAGGCCAGGGAGGAACTTCCGGCTACACTGCTGCCAAAGGTGCCCAGCTTTCCCTTACCCGAGACTGGGCGGTGGAACTTCTTCCCTACGAAATCACCGTCAACGCCATCATTCCTGCAGAAGTATACACCCCGCTCTATGAAAACTGGATCAACACATTTCCCAACCCACAGGAGAAGTTAGCTGAGATCACTGCTAAAATCCCTTTGGGAAAACGCATGACCACGCCGGAGGAAATTGCTGCTATGGCTATTTTCCTTCTTTCCGACAAAGCCGCCCATATCACAGGACAGTATCTCTTTGTAGATGGCGGATATACCCATCTTGACCGAGCTTTATAA
- a CDS encoding amidohydrolase: MRLDSHQHFWKYHPQKHSWITDDMKVIRRDFLPEDLLPILAEHQINGCVAVQADESFRETAYLLDLAEEHEQIKAVVGWADLASDELDKDLDQFASQKKLKGYREILQSKNVDYMLRKDFIRGIEKIGKRGYTYDILIFHNQLEAALQFVKKAPEQPFVIDHLAKPNIKLGIWREWKKELSPLAEREYIFCKVSGMVTEADWKKWTAKDLQIYLDVALELFGPKRLMFGSDWPVCKVAGEYEQVLEVIERFTDRLSNSEKDAIMGNTAMEFYGVV, from the coding sequence ATGAGACTGGATTCCCACCAGCACTTTTGGAAGTACCATCCCCAGAAACACTCCTGGATCACCGACGATATGAAGGTGATCCGGCGGGACTTTCTTCCCGAGGATCTACTGCCCATTTTAGCGGAGCATCAGATCAATGGTTGCGTAGCCGTGCAGGCGGATGAGAGTTTTCGGGAAACAGCCTACTTGTTGGATCTTGCAGAAGAGCATGAACAAATCAAAGCCGTAGTGGGCTGGGCAGACCTCGCAAGTGATGAGCTGGACAAGGATCTGGATCAGTTTGCTTCGCAAAAAAAGCTGAAAGGCTACAGGGAAATCCTACAGTCCAAAAATGTGGACTATATGCTGCGAAAGGACTTCATCCGGGGCATAGAGAAGATCGGGAAGCGTGGCTATACCTACGACATTTTGATTTTCCACAATCAATTGGAAGCAGCTCTACAATTTGTAAAAAAAGCCCCGGAGCAACCCTTTGTCATCGATCATCTGGCCAAGCCAAATATCAAATTGGGCATTTGGAGAGAATGGAAAAAAGAGTTGTCGCCACTTGCAGAGCGGGAATATATCTTCTGCAAAGTATCCGGAATGGTCACCGAGGCTGATTGGAAAAAGTGGACAGCAAAAGACCTACAGATTTATTTGGACGTAGCTCTTGAGTTATTTGGGCCAAAGCGGCTGATGTTTGGCAGCGACTGGCCAGTCTGCAAGGTGGCGGGAGAATATGAGCAAGTATTGGAAGTAATCGAGCGGTTCACGGATAGGCTTTCCAATTCGGAAAAAGATGCAATTATGGGAAATACAGCTATGGAGTTTTATGGGGTGGTATAA